The window CTCGATCGCGAAGCGGCCGACCGCGATCACGAGCTCGGGTCGCAGCAGCAGCATCTCCTCGTCGAGCCAGTGCGAGCAGCGGGCGACTTCCTGGCTGCTCGGCGGCCGGTCCGACCGCCCGTCCGGCGTGCGGCCGGGAAAACAACGCGCGGCAGCACAGATGTGAACGCGTGAGCGGAACCTCTCCTCGTCGACTCCGATGCTCCCGAACCAATCGAAGAGCCTCGTGCCCGCGGTCCATGCGAACGGCTTCCCCGCATCGTGCTCGCGTGGTCCCGGCGCCTGCCCGACGAGAATCACCTTCGCGTCCGCTACGCCACCCGTGACCGGCAGCCCTTCGACAGTCGGACATGCCCGGCATGCGTGGACGGCCTGCATGTGTGCGGCGAACTCGATCATTTTCAGGAATCAGGAATCAGGATCCAGGAACCAGGGCTCACCGGGCACAGCTTCACCCTCGCGTTTCAAGGTTCTGTTTCTACTTATCATTGACCGTGATCCCGGCAAATATTGTGTTCTCCCGCCTCACTGGCTCCCGACTCCTGAATCCTGGTTCCTGCCTCACCTCCAGAGGATGCCGAATCGCCTGATC is drawn from Acidobacteriota bacterium and contains these coding sequences:
- a CDS encoding uracil-DNA glycosylase family protein, giving the protein MQAVHACRACPTVEGLPVTGGVADAKVILVGQAPGPREHDAGKPFAWTAGTRLFDWFGSIGVDEERFRSRVHICAAARCFPGRTPDGRSDRPPSSQEVARCSHWLDEEMLLLRPELVIAVGRFAIELFMKCPKLDAVIGRVHRVERATHDLDLVAIPHPSGRSTWLNKPVHQVLLDQALASIASHPAWKRTVVS